A window of the Deinococcus gobiensis I-0 genome harbors these coding sequences:
- a CDS encoding pyridoxal phosphate-dependent aminotransferase, with translation MTSPTSAPGTVGRAVRAAVRAVPAYPFTPLDVPIKLDQNENPYDFPEELKAEALRRMAARPWNRYPDLHADTLRDAVARYEDWDPAGVVVTPGSNVLIKLLTELAGIGQTVLTVNPTFSVYTLEAELLGARLVQVSLNPDFSLPVAELRAALEREEPGVLYLTQPHAPTGHVDAEADVRALTEAAEAAGWIVVLDEAYHQYSRSDYRDLVREGPARLSLRTFSKAWGLAGVRVGYLLASPELAANLQKLVSAFNVNLLAQAALEVALEQPGYVQARVAEGIRERERVLAALANHPTCQALPSQANFFLLRTPDADAAYRHLLSRGIVVRRQDKLHLLAGCLRVAIGTPEENDALIAAVDDLR, from the coding sequence ATGACCTCCCCGACCTCTGCCCCCGGTACGGTGGGCCGCGCCGTGCGCGCCGCCGTGCGCGCCGTGCCCGCCTATCCCTTCACGCCGCTGGACGTGCCCATCAAGCTCGACCAGAACGAGAATCCCTACGATTTTCCGGAGGAGCTGAAGGCCGAGGCCCTGCGCCGCATGGCCGCGCGCCCCTGGAACCGCTACCCCGACCTGCACGCCGACACCCTGCGGGACGCCGTGGCGCGCTACGAGGACTGGGACCCGGCGGGCGTGGTCGTGACCCCCGGCAGCAACGTCCTCATCAAGCTCCTGACCGAGCTGGCGGGCATCGGGCAGACCGTCCTGACCGTGAACCCCACCTTCAGCGTCTATACCCTGGAGGCCGAACTGCTGGGCGCGCGGCTCGTGCAGGTGTCCCTGAACCCCGACTTCTCGCTGCCGGTCGCCGAGCTGCGCGCGGCGCTGGAACGCGAGGAACCGGGCGTGCTGTACCTCACGCAGCCGCACGCGCCGACCGGGCACGTGGACGCCGAGGCCGACGTGCGCGCCCTGACCGAGGCGGCCGAGGCGGCGGGCTGGATCGTGGTCCTCGACGAGGCGTACCACCAGTACAGCCGCAGCGACTACCGCGATCTCGTGCGTGAGGGCCCGGCCCGCCTGAGCCTGCGCACCTTCAGCAAGGCCTGGGGGCTGGCGGGCGTGCGCGTGGGCTACCTGCTCGCCTCGCCCGAACTGGCGGCCAACCTGCAAAAACTGGTGTCGGCCTTCAACGTGAACCTGCTCGCCCAGGCCGCCCTGGAGGTGGCGCTGGAGCAGCCCGGCTACGTGCAGGCCCGCGTGGCCGAGGGCATCCGTGAGCGGGAGCGGGTGCTCGCCGCCCTGGCGAACCACCCGACCTGCCAGGCGCTGCCCAGCCAGGCCAACTTCTTCCTGCTGCGCACGCCGGACGCCGACGCGGCCTACCGCCACCTGCTGTCGCGCGGCATCGTGGTGCGCCGCCAGGACAAACTGCACCTGCTCGCGGGCTGCCTGCGCGTCGCCATCGGCACGCCCGAGGAGAACGACGCCCTGATCGCGGCGGTGGACGACCTGCGCTGA